In the genome of Candidatus Cybelea sp., one region contains:
- the add gene encoding adenosine deaminase, which yields MTTGSLADRIPKIHLHCHLEGALRAATFVEFASKHGVPLRYRPSLPVAAGGAREEPQADPGDPYRFQSHREFLYLFAAVSRSLKDVEDYARLAREFVEDALRQGVIYGELFVSPSVWTFFHPQLNVRATMEAIVAELRAARPRATFRLLPDLTRNFGGESAMATARAAAEMTDLDVIGVSLGGDEQRFPGRLFAGAFAYARAAGLHCVAHAGESDGAASVRDALEILGAERIGHGIRALEDPQVVELLAERRAALEICPTSNRLTGVALRGYPHPYEDFDRQGCLVTIDADDPALFETSITAQYRIVEATAGAAALERYVRNAVEASFAQPSEKAAMLAEIEPAVAELREQSRS from the coding sequence ATGACGACGGGCTCGCTTGCGGACCGAATCCCGAAAATTCACCTGCACTGCCACCTGGAAGGTGCGCTCCGCGCCGCGACGTTCGTCGAGTTTGCCTCGAAGCACGGCGTGCCGCTGAGGTATCGACCCTCGCTGCCGGTCGCGGCCGGAGGGGCGCGCGAGGAGCCGCAGGCTGACCCCGGCGACCCATACCGTTTTCAAAGCCATCGCGAATTTCTCTACCTCTTCGCAGCAGTCAGCCGGTCGCTGAAGGATGTAGAAGACTACGCGCGCCTGGCACGCGAGTTTGTCGAGGACGCCCTGCGCCAGGGCGTGATCTACGGAGAACTCTTCGTCTCGCCGTCCGTCTGGACGTTTTTTCACCCGCAACTCAACGTTCGCGCAACGATGGAAGCGATCGTCGCGGAACTGCGCGCGGCCCGGCCGCGCGCGACGTTTCGCCTTCTGCCGGACCTCACGCGGAACTTCGGCGGCGAAAGCGCGATGGCGACGGCTCGTGCGGCCGCGGAGATGACCGACTTGGATGTGATCGGCGTTTCGCTCGGTGGCGACGAGCAGCGCTTTCCGGGGCGCCTGTTCGCTGGAGCCTTCGCGTACGCGCGCGCAGCGGGGCTGCATTGCGTAGCGCACGCCGGCGAGTCGGACGGCGCGGCGAGCGTACGCGATGCTCTCGAAATACTCGGGGCGGAACGAATCGGCCACGGAATTCGCGCGCTCGAAGATCCGCAGGTCGTCGAGCTGCTTGCAGAACGTCGGGCGGCGCTCGAAATCTGCCCGACGTCGAACCGGCTGACCGGCGTCGCCCTGCGCGGCTACCCGCACCCGTACGAGGACTTCGACCGCCAGGGCTGCCTCGTGACGATCGACGCCGACGACCCCGCGCTCTTTGAGACCTCGATTACCGCGCAATACCGAATCGTGGAGGCGACGGCCGGCGCGGCGGCCCTGGAGCGTTACGTACGCAACGCCGTCGAAGCATCGTTTGCTCAGCCGTCCGAGAAAGCGGCGATGCTCGCCGAAATCGAGCCGGCGGTTGCGGAACTTCGCGAGCAGTCGAGAAGTTAG